One window of the Betta splendens chromosome 21, fBetSpl5.4, whole genome shotgun sequence genome contains the following:
- the LOC114847353 gene encoding SH3 domain-binding protein 4 isoform X1, with protein sequence MAAHRIRATNSSNASLPRCKSEGTLIDLSDGVSEASLTDVKVPSPSALRLDSTASFGAAREVIAIKDYCPSSFTTLKFSKGDRLYVLDSSGAEWWYAHNNTEMGYIPAAYVEPINYRDSSFSDSGMIDTVGDCNEEVATEMELLGEWAGVILKPTTFQNGNPFSTTHTSTNPFLNGGPQSPLDQKSNDRSVDLLLFDTLAPSVPNSSSSSADVSGLFTLNPLSPAVGGQALRRENPFFRSKRSYSLSELSILQAQSDAPQAPTGFFGGLKAPVPEQFQSREDFRTAWLTHRKLARSCHDLDSLGQNPGWGQTQPVETNIVCRLDSSGGAVQLPDTNISIHIPEGHVALGDTQQISIKALLDPPLELNNDRCTTVSPVVEIKLSNMETKTTITLEMKVSVVVKMESRTTTEVMCVRSDCKEGPYTPIPQAYLYGDTVQVCLDNLEPCMYICVVAQAQSVSPDSTVWEHVVKKITLGVYGPKHIHPSFKTVVAMFGHDCAPKTLLVGEVGKQAQSAPPVALQLWGKHQFVLTRPQDLCVGVYSNMANYEVKASEQARVVRGFQVKLGKVSRLIYIISSRNNEDVSDFTIRIQVKDDHDCILAQFCVQTPTPPPKAGPKTSVQRRFLKKKEVGKIVLSPLAIATKYPVFQDRRINNLRFGKLIKTVIRQTKNQYLLEYKKGDFVALLSEEKIKLKGQLWTKEWYIGYYQGKMGLVHAKNVLVVGKVKPIYFTGPELTTSLLLEQILKPCKFLTYIYASVRTILMENIGNWRAFADALGYVNLPLTHFCRTELDSEPEKVASVLEKLKEDCNNTESKDRKSFQKELLMALLKLDCQGLVARLVMDFVLLTTAVELAGRWRELAERLAKVSRQQMDAYEAPHRDKNGVVDSEAMWKPAYDFLVTWAAQIGDSYRDVIQELHLGLDKMKNPITKRWKHLTGTLILVNCLDALRSSAFSPAAQDDYAI encoded by the exons ATGGCCGCCCATCGAATCAGAGCCACCAACAGCAGCAACGCTTCGCTCCCGCGCTGCAAGTCTGAGGGGACGCTCATCGATCTGAGCGACGGAGTGTCTGAAGCCAGTCTCACTGATGTCAAAG TGCCTTCTCCCAGTGCCTTACGACTGGATTCaactgcctccttcggcgctgCCAGGGAAGTCATTGCCATTAAGGATTACTGCCCATCGAGCTTCACCACCCTCAAGTTCTCTAAAGGCGACCGCTTGTATGTCCTGGACTCGTCAGGAGCAGAGTGGTGGTACgctcacaacaacacagagatgGGCTACATCCCTGCGGCCTACGTGGAGCCCATCAACTACAGAGACTCGTCGTTCAGTGACAGTGGGATGATTGACACTGTGGGAGACTGTAACGAGGAGGTAGCCACAGAAATGGAACTTTTAGGAGAGTGGGCCGGCGTCATACTGAAGCCCACCACCTTTCAGAATGGAAACCCTTTTTCAACAACCCATACCTCTACAAACCCTTTCCTGAATGGGGGTCCTCAGAGTCCACTGGATCAAAAGAGTAATGACAGATCAGTTGACCTGCTTCTGTTTGATACACTCGCTCCATCAGTGCccaactcctccagcagctctgctgatgTCAGCGGCCTCTTCACCTTGAACCCTCTTAGTCCGGCTGTCGGGGGACAAGCGCTGCGAAGGGAGAATCCGTTCTTTAGAAGCAAACGATCTTACAGCCTGTCTGAGTTATCCATCCTTCAGGCGCAGTCTGACGCTCCCCAAGCTCCCACTGGGTTCTTTGGTGGCCTTAAAGCACCGGTGCCAGAGCAGTTCCAGAGCAGGGAGGATTTCCGAACAGCGTGGCTCACCCACCGCAAGCTGGCTCGGTCCTGTCACGACCTGGACTCACTGGGTCAAAACCCAGGCTGGGGCCAAACGCAGCCCGTGGAAACCAACATCGTCTGTCGGCTGGACAGCTCTGGAGGGGCAGTCCAGCTTCCAGATACTAACATCAGCATCCACATACCTGAGGGCCACGTGGCCTTAGGGGACACACAGCAAATTTCCATCAAAGCTTTGCTTGACCCACCGCTAGAGCTGAACAACGATCGCTGCACCACTGTCAGCCCTGTGGTGGAGATCAAACTGAGCAACATGGAGACCAAAACCACCATAACTCTAGAAATGAAGGTGTCTGTGGTGGTGAAAATGGAGAGCAGAACAACGACAGAAGTCATGTGTGTAAGGAGTGATTGCAAAGAgggaccctacactcccattcCTCAGGCCTACCTGTATGGGGACACAGTGCAGGTGTGTTTGGACAATCTTGAACCCTGCATGTACATCTGTGTCGTGGCTCAGGCACAGTCAGTGTCTCCAGACTCCACAGTTTGGGAACATGTTGTTAAGAAGATCACCTTAGGGGTATATGGTCCCAAACATATCCACCCGTCCTTCAAGACAGTCGTGGCTATGTTTGGCCATGACTGTGCCCCTAAGACCCTGTTGGTGGGGGAGGTTGGTAAGCAGGCGCAGTCTGCTCCCCCAGtggcgctgcagctgtggggAAAACACCAGTTTGTTTTGACCAGACCCCAGGATCTCTGTGTTGGCGTTTATTCCAACATGGCCAACTATGAGGTGAAGGCTAGTGAGCAGGCCAGAGTGGTCCGCGGCTTCCAGGTCAAACTGGGCAAAGTCAGCAGGCTCATCTACATCATATCCTCACGCAACAACGAGGATGTTTCAGATTTCACCATCAGGATCCAGGTCAAAGACGACCACGATTGTATACTGGCTCAGTTCTGTGTCCAGACGCCAACTCCACCACCCAAAGCCGGCCCAAAGACATCGGTGCAACGGCGCTTCCTGAAGAAGAAGGAAGTCGGGAAGATTGTCTTGTCTCCTCTTGCCATCGCCACCAAGTACCCTGTTTTTCAAGACAGGAGGATAAATAACCTTAGGTTTGGCAAGTTAATCAAAACTGTCATCCGGCAAACAAAAAATCAGTACTTGCTTGAGTACAAAAAAGGAGACTTTGTTGCGCTGTTGAGTGAGGAGAAGATCAAGCTGAAGGGCCAGTTGTGGACAAAGGAGTGGTACATTGGATATTATCAGGGCAAAATGGGACTCGtccatgcaaagaatgtgctaGTAGTTGGAAAAGTGAAGCCTATTTACTTCACTGGGCCCGAACTCACGACTTCACTGCTGCTAGAGCAGATCCTGAAGCCCTGCAAGTTCCTCACCTACATCTACGCCTCAGTACGAACTATCCTCATGGAGAACATCGGCAACTGGCGGGCTTTCGCAGACGCCCTGGGATACGTCAACCTTCCCTTAACACATTTCTGCCGCACAGAGCTGGACAGCGAACCTGAGAAGGTTGCATCGgtgctggagaagctgaaggaagACTGCAACAACACAGAGAGCAAAGACAGGAAGTCGTTTCAGAAAGAGCTCCTCATG GCTCTGTTGAAGCTGGACTGTCAGGGGCTCGTGGCCAGACTAGTCATGGACTTTGTCCTGCTGACGACTGCGGTGGAGCTGGCCGGGCGCTGGAGGGAGCTGGCTGAGAGGCTGGCCAAGGTTTCACGCCAGCAAATGGACGCCTACGAGGCGCCGCACCGCGACAAGAACGGGGTGGTGGACAGTGAG GCCATGTGGAAGCCAGCCTACGACTTCCTGGTCACGTGGGCGGCTCAGATCGGCGACAGCTACAGGGATGTGATCCAGGAGCTGCACTTAGGCCTGGACAAGATGAAGAACCCCATCACCAAGCGCTGGAAGCACCTGACGGGCACGCTGATCCTGGTCAACTGCCTGGACGCGCTGCGGAGCTCCGCCTTCAGCCCGGCTGCTCAGGACGACTACGCCATCTGA
- the LOC114847353 gene encoding SH3 domain-binding protein 4 isoform X2, which produces MAAHRIRATNSSNASLPRCKSEGTLIDLSDGVSEASLTDVKVPSPSALRLDSTASFGAAREVIAIKDYCPSSFTTLKFSKGDRLYVLDSSGAEWWYAHNNTEMGYIPAAYVEPINYRDSSFSDSGMIDTVGDCNEEVATEMELLGEWAGVILKPTTFQNGNPFSTTHTSTNPFLNGGPQSPLDQKSNDRSVDLLLFDTLAPSVPNSSSSSADVSGLFTLNPLSPAVGGQALRRENPFFRSKRSYSLSELSILQAQSDAPQAPTGFFGGLKAPVPEQFQSREDFRTAWLTHRKLARSCHDLDSLGQNPGWGQTQPVETNIVCRLDSSGGAVQLPDTNISIHIPEGHVALGDTQQISIKALLDPPLELNNDRCTTVSPVVEIKLSNMETKTTITLEMKVSVVVKMESRTTTEVMCVRSDCKEGPYTPIPQAYLYGDTVQVCLDNLEPCMYICVVAQAQSVSPDSTVWEHVVKKITLGVYGPKHIHPSFKTVVAMFGHDCAPKTLLVGEVGKQAQSAPPVALQLWGKHQFVLTRPQDLCVGVYSNMANYEVKASEQARVVRGFQVKLGKVSRLIYIISSRNNEDVSDFTIRIQVKDDHDCILAQFCVQTPTPPPKAGPKTSVQRRFLKKKEVGKIVLSPLAIATKYPVFQDRRINNLRFGKLIKTVIRQTKNQYLLEYKKGDFVALLSEEKIKLKGQLWTKEWYIGYYQGKMGLVHAKNVLVVGKVKPIYFTGPELTTSLLLEQILKPCKFLTYIYASVRTILMENIGNWRAFADALGYVNLPLTHFCRTELDSEPEKVASVLEKLKEDCNNTESKDRKSFQKELLMHSSPFLLLTAQHCFRLQAALRPDTSAGSTVDICCVGSEVETCSTKLSPDTGQWSFRGGVRVHVLIEV; this is translated from the exons ATGGCCGCCCATCGAATCAGAGCCACCAACAGCAGCAACGCTTCGCTCCCGCGCTGCAAGTCTGAGGGGACGCTCATCGATCTGAGCGACGGAGTGTCTGAAGCCAGTCTCACTGATGTCAAAG TGCCTTCTCCCAGTGCCTTACGACTGGATTCaactgcctccttcggcgctgCCAGGGAAGTCATTGCCATTAAGGATTACTGCCCATCGAGCTTCACCACCCTCAAGTTCTCTAAAGGCGACCGCTTGTATGTCCTGGACTCGTCAGGAGCAGAGTGGTGGTACgctcacaacaacacagagatgGGCTACATCCCTGCGGCCTACGTGGAGCCCATCAACTACAGAGACTCGTCGTTCAGTGACAGTGGGATGATTGACACTGTGGGAGACTGTAACGAGGAGGTAGCCACAGAAATGGAACTTTTAGGAGAGTGGGCCGGCGTCATACTGAAGCCCACCACCTTTCAGAATGGAAACCCTTTTTCAACAACCCATACCTCTACAAACCCTTTCCTGAATGGGGGTCCTCAGAGTCCACTGGATCAAAAGAGTAATGACAGATCAGTTGACCTGCTTCTGTTTGATACACTCGCTCCATCAGTGCccaactcctccagcagctctgctgatgTCAGCGGCCTCTTCACCTTGAACCCTCTTAGTCCGGCTGTCGGGGGACAAGCGCTGCGAAGGGAGAATCCGTTCTTTAGAAGCAAACGATCTTACAGCCTGTCTGAGTTATCCATCCTTCAGGCGCAGTCTGACGCTCCCCAAGCTCCCACTGGGTTCTTTGGTGGCCTTAAAGCACCGGTGCCAGAGCAGTTCCAGAGCAGGGAGGATTTCCGAACAGCGTGGCTCACCCACCGCAAGCTGGCTCGGTCCTGTCACGACCTGGACTCACTGGGTCAAAACCCAGGCTGGGGCCAAACGCAGCCCGTGGAAACCAACATCGTCTGTCGGCTGGACAGCTCTGGAGGGGCAGTCCAGCTTCCAGATACTAACATCAGCATCCACATACCTGAGGGCCACGTGGCCTTAGGGGACACACAGCAAATTTCCATCAAAGCTTTGCTTGACCCACCGCTAGAGCTGAACAACGATCGCTGCACCACTGTCAGCCCTGTGGTGGAGATCAAACTGAGCAACATGGAGACCAAAACCACCATAACTCTAGAAATGAAGGTGTCTGTGGTGGTGAAAATGGAGAGCAGAACAACGACAGAAGTCATGTGTGTAAGGAGTGATTGCAAAGAgggaccctacactcccattcCTCAGGCCTACCTGTATGGGGACACAGTGCAGGTGTGTTTGGACAATCTTGAACCCTGCATGTACATCTGTGTCGTGGCTCAGGCACAGTCAGTGTCTCCAGACTCCACAGTTTGGGAACATGTTGTTAAGAAGATCACCTTAGGGGTATATGGTCCCAAACATATCCACCCGTCCTTCAAGACAGTCGTGGCTATGTTTGGCCATGACTGTGCCCCTAAGACCCTGTTGGTGGGGGAGGTTGGTAAGCAGGCGCAGTCTGCTCCCCCAGtggcgctgcagctgtggggAAAACACCAGTTTGTTTTGACCAGACCCCAGGATCTCTGTGTTGGCGTTTATTCCAACATGGCCAACTATGAGGTGAAGGCTAGTGAGCAGGCCAGAGTGGTCCGCGGCTTCCAGGTCAAACTGGGCAAAGTCAGCAGGCTCATCTACATCATATCCTCACGCAACAACGAGGATGTTTCAGATTTCACCATCAGGATCCAGGTCAAAGACGACCACGATTGTATACTGGCTCAGTTCTGTGTCCAGACGCCAACTCCACCACCCAAAGCCGGCCCAAAGACATCGGTGCAACGGCGCTTCCTGAAGAAGAAGGAAGTCGGGAAGATTGTCTTGTCTCCTCTTGCCATCGCCACCAAGTACCCTGTTTTTCAAGACAGGAGGATAAATAACCTTAGGTTTGGCAAGTTAATCAAAACTGTCATCCGGCAAACAAAAAATCAGTACTTGCTTGAGTACAAAAAAGGAGACTTTGTTGCGCTGTTGAGTGAGGAGAAGATCAAGCTGAAGGGCCAGTTGTGGACAAAGGAGTGGTACATTGGATATTATCAGGGCAAAATGGGACTCGtccatgcaaagaatgtgctaGTAGTTGGAAAAGTGAAGCCTATTTACTTCACTGGGCCCGAACTCACGACTTCACTGCTGCTAGAGCAGATCCTGAAGCCCTGCAAGTTCCTCACCTACATCTACGCCTCAGTACGAACTATCCTCATGGAGAACATCGGCAACTGGCGGGCTTTCGCAGACGCCCTGGGATACGTCAACCTTCCCTTAACACATTTCTGCCGCACAGAGCTGGACAGCGAACCTGAGAAGGTTGCATCGgtgctggagaagctgaaggaagACTGCAACAACACAGAGAGCAAAGACAGGAAGTCGTTTCAGAAAGAGCTCCTCATG CACAGTTCCCCCTTTCTCCTGTTAACTGCCCAGCactgcttcaggctccaggctgcGCTCCGGCCTGATACGTCTGCTGGGAGTACAGTCGATATCTGCTGTGTAGGCAGCGAAGTCGAAACCTGTAGCACAAAGCTCAGTCCTGACACAGGGCAGTGGAGTTTCAGGGGTGGGGTCCGTGTTCATGTGCTTATAGAGGTGTAA
- the LOC114847353 gene encoding SH3 domain-binding protein 4 isoform X4, with protein MAAHRIRATNSSNASLPRCKSEGTLIDLSDGVSEASLTDVKVPSPSALRLDSTASFGAAREVIAIKDYCPSSFTTLKFSKGDRLYVLDSSGAEWWYAHNNTEMGYIPAAYVEPINYRDSSFSDSGMIDTVGDCNEEVATEMELLGEWAGVILKPTTFQNGNPFSTTHTSTNPFLNGGPQSPLDQKSNDRSVDLLLFDTLAPSVPNSSSSSADVSGLFTLNPLSPAVGGQALRRENPFFRSKRSYSLSELSILQAQSDAPQAPTGFFGGLKAPVPEQFQSREDFRTAWLTHRKLARSCHDLDSLGQNPGWGQTQPVETNIVCRLDSSGGAVQLPDTNISIHIPEGHVALGDTQQISIKALLDPPLELNNDRCTTVSPVVEIKLSNMETKTTITLEMKVSVVVKMESRTTTEVMCVRSDCKEGPYTPIPQAYLYGDTVQVCLDNLEPCMYICVVAQAQSVSPDSTVWEHVVKKITLGVYGPKHIHPSFKTVVAMFGHDCAPKTLLVGEVGKQAQSAPPVALQLWGKHQFVLTRPQDLCVGVYSNMANYEVKASEQARVVRGFQVKLGKVSRLIYIISSRNNEDVSDFTIRIQVKDDHDCILAQFCVQTPTPPPKAGPKTSVQRRFLKKKEVGKIVLSPLAIATKYPVFQDRRINNLRFGKLIKTVIRQTKNQYLLEYKKGDFVALLSEEKIKLKGQLWTKEWYIGYYQGKMGLVHAKNVLVVGKVKPIYFTGPELTTSLLLEQILKPCKFLTYIYASVRTILMENIGNWRAFADALGYVNLPLTHFCRTELDSEPEKVASVLEKLKEDCNNTESKDRKSFQKELLMNLLLRVSVRGRRRPTAEVTL; from the exons ATGGCCGCCCATCGAATCAGAGCCACCAACAGCAGCAACGCTTCGCTCCCGCGCTGCAAGTCTGAGGGGACGCTCATCGATCTGAGCGACGGAGTGTCTGAAGCCAGTCTCACTGATGTCAAAG TGCCTTCTCCCAGTGCCTTACGACTGGATTCaactgcctccttcggcgctgCCAGGGAAGTCATTGCCATTAAGGATTACTGCCCATCGAGCTTCACCACCCTCAAGTTCTCTAAAGGCGACCGCTTGTATGTCCTGGACTCGTCAGGAGCAGAGTGGTGGTACgctcacaacaacacagagatgGGCTACATCCCTGCGGCCTACGTGGAGCCCATCAACTACAGAGACTCGTCGTTCAGTGACAGTGGGATGATTGACACTGTGGGAGACTGTAACGAGGAGGTAGCCACAGAAATGGAACTTTTAGGAGAGTGGGCCGGCGTCATACTGAAGCCCACCACCTTTCAGAATGGAAACCCTTTTTCAACAACCCATACCTCTACAAACCCTTTCCTGAATGGGGGTCCTCAGAGTCCACTGGATCAAAAGAGTAATGACAGATCAGTTGACCTGCTTCTGTTTGATACACTCGCTCCATCAGTGCccaactcctccagcagctctgctgatgTCAGCGGCCTCTTCACCTTGAACCCTCTTAGTCCGGCTGTCGGGGGACAAGCGCTGCGAAGGGAGAATCCGTTCTTTAGAAGCAAACGATCTTACAGCCTGTCTGAGTTATCCATCCTTCAGGCGCAGTCTGACGCTCCCCAAGCTCCCACTGGGTTCTTTGGTGGCCTTAAAGCACCGGTGCCAGAGCAGTTCCAGAGCAGGGAGGATTTCCGAACAGCGTGGCTCACCCACCGCAAGCTGGCTCGGTCCTGTCACGACCTGGACTCACTGGGTCAAAACCCAGGCTGGGGCCAAACGCAGCCCGTGGAAACCAACATCGTCTGTCGGCTGGACAGCTCTGGAGGGGCAGTCCAGCTTCCAGATACTAACATCAGCATCCACATACCTGAGGGCCACGTGGCCTTAGGGGACACACAGCAAATTTCCATCAAAGCTTTGCTTGACCCACCGCTAGAGCTGAACAACGATCGCTGCACCACTGTCAGCCCTGTGGTGGAGATCAAACTGAGCAACATGGAGACCAAAACCACCATAACTCTAGAAATGAAGGTGTCTGTGGTGGTGAAAATGGAGAGCAGAACAACGACAGAAGTCATGTGTGTAAGGAGTGATTGCAAAGAgggaccctacactcccattcCTCAGGCCTACCTGTATGGGGACACAGTGCAGGTGTGTTTGGACAATCTTGAACCCTGCATGTACATCTGTGTCGTGGCTCAGGCACAGTCAGTGTCTCCAGACTCCACAGTTTGGGAACATGTTGTTAAGAAGATCACCTTAGGGGTATATGGTCCCAAACATATCCACCCGTCCTTCAAGACAGTCGTGGCTATGTTTGGCCATGACTGTGCCCCTAAGACCCTGTTGGTGGGGGAGGTTGGTAAGCAGGCGCAGTCTGCTCCCCCAGtggcgctgcagctgtggggAAAACACCAGTTTGTTTTGACCAGACCCCAGGATCTCTGTGTTGGCGTTTATTCCAACATGGCCAACTATGAGGTGAAGGCTAGTGAGCAGGCCAGAGTGGTCCGCGGCTTCCAGGTCAAACTGGGCAAAGTCAGCAGGCTCATCTACATCATATCCTCACGCAACAACGAGGATGTTTCAGATTTCACCATCAGGATCCAGGTCAAAGACGACCACGATTGTATACTGGCTCAGTTCTGTGTCCAGACGCCAACTCCACCACCCAAAGCCGGCCCAAAGACATCGGTGCAACGGCGCTTCCTGAAGAAGAAGGAAGTCGGGAAGATTGTCTTGTCTCCTCTTGCCATCGCCACCAAGTACCCTGTTTTTCAAGACAGGAGGATAAATAACCTTAGGTTTGGCAAGTTAATCAAAACTGTCATCCGGCAAACAAAAAATCAGTACTTGCTTGAGTACAAAAAAGGAGACTTTGTTGCGCTGTTGAGTGAGGAGAAGATCAAGCTGAAGGGCCAGTTGTGGACAAAGGAGTGGTACATTGGATATTATCAGGGCAAAATGGGACTCGtccatgcaaagaatgtgctaGTAGTTGGAAAAGTGAAGCCTATTTACTTCACTGGGCCCGAACTCACGACTTCACTGCTGCTAGAGCAGATCCTGAAGCCCTGCAAGTTCCTCACCTACATCTACGCCTCAGTACGAACTATCCTCATGGAGAACATCGGCAACTGGCGGGCTTTCGCAGACGCCCTGGGATACGTCAACCTTCCCTTAACACATTTCTGCCGCACAGAGCTGGACAGCGAACCTGAGAAGGTTGCATCGgtgctggagaagctgaaggaagACTGCAACAACACAGAGAGCAAAGACAGGAAGTCGTTTCAGAAAGAGCTCCTCATG AATCTGCTCCTGAGAGTCTCTGTCAGAGGTCGTCGACGTCCAACGGCTGAAGTAACACTGTAA
- the LOC114847353 gene encoding SH3 domain-binding protein 4 isoform X3, which translates to MAAHRIRATNSSNASLPRCKSEGTLIDLSDGVSEASLTDVKVPSPSALRLDSTASFGAAREVIAIKDYCPSSFTTLKFSKGDRLYVLDSSGAEWWYAHNNTEMGYIPAAYVEPINYRDSSFSDSGMIDTVGDCNEEVATEMELLGEWAGVILKPTTFQNGNPFSTTHTSTNPFLNGGPQSPLDQKSNDRSVDLLLFDTLAPSVPNSSSSSADVSGLFTLNPLSPAVGGQALRRENPFFRSKRSYSLSELSILQAQSDAPQAPTGFFGGLKAPVPEQFQSREDFRTAWLTHRKLARSCHDLDSLGQNPGWGQTQPVETNIVCRLDSSGGAVQLPDTNISIHIPEGHVALGDTQQISIKALLDPPLELNNDRCTTVSPVVEIKLSNMETKTTITLEMKVSVVVKMESRTTTEVMCVRSDCKEGPYTPIPQAYLYGDTVQVCLDNLEPCMYICVVAQAQSVSPDSTVWEHVVKKITLGVYGPKHIHPSFKTVVAMFGHDCAPKTLLVGEVGKQAQSAPPVALQLWGKHQFVLTRPQDLCVGVYSNMANYEVKASEQARVVRGFQVKLGKVSRLIYIISSRNNEDVSDFTIRIQVKDDHDCILAQFCVQTPTPPPKAGPKTSVQRRFLKKKEVGKIVLSPLAIATKYPVFQDRRINNLRFGKLIKTVIRQTKNQYLLEYKKGDFVALLSEEKIKLKGQLWTKEWYIGYYQGKMGLVHAKNVLVVGKVKPIYFTGPELTTSLLLEQILKPCKFLTYIYASVRTILMENIGNWRAFADALGYVNLPLTHFCRTELDSEPEKVASVLEKLKEDCNNTESKDRKSFQKELLMQNLLLRVSVRGRRRPTAEVTL; encoded by the exons ATGGCCGCCCATCGAATCAGAGCCACCAACAGCAGCAACGCTTCGCTCCCGCGCTGCAAGTCTGAGGGGACGCTCATCGATCTGAGCGACGGAGTGTCTGAAGCCAGTCTCACTGATGTCAAAG TGCCTTCTCCCAGTGCCTTACGACTGGATTCaactgcctccttcggcgctgCCAGGGAAGTCATTGCCATTAAGGATTACTGCCCATCGAGCTTCACCACCCTCAAGTTCTCTAAAGGCGACCGCTTGTATGTCCTGGACTCGTCAGGAGCAGAGTGGTGGTACgctcacaacaacacagagatgGGCTACATCCCTGCGGCCTACGTGGAGCCCATCAACTACAGAGACTCGTCGTTCAGTGACAGTGGGATGATTGACACTGTGGGAGACTGTAACGAGGAGGTAGCCACAGAAATGGAACTTTTAGGAGAGTGGGCCGGCGTCATACTGAAGCCCACCACCTTTCAGAATGGAAACCCTTTTTCAACAACCCATACCTCTACAAACCCTTTCCTGAATGGGGGTCCTCAGAGTCCACTGGATCAAAAGAGTAATGACAGATCAGTTGACCTGCTTCTGTTTGATACACTCGCTCCATCAGTGCccaactcctccagcagctctgctgatgTCAGCGGCCTCTTCACCTTGAACCCTCTTAGTCCGGCTGTCGGGGGACAAGCGCTGCGAAGGGAGAATCCGTTCTTTAGAAGCAAACGATCTTACAGCCTGTCTGAGTTATCCATCCTTCAGGCGCAGTCTGACGCTCCCCAAGCTCCCACTGGGTTCTTTGGTGGCCTTAAAGCACCGGTGCCAGAGCAGTTCCAGAGCAGGGAGGATTTCCGAACAGCGTGGCTCACCCACCGCAAGCTGGCTCGGTCCTGTCACGACCTGGACTCACTGGGTCAAAACCCAGGCTGGGGCCAAACGCAGCCCGTGGAAACCAACATCGTCTGTCGGCTGGACAGCTCTGGAGGGGCAGTCCAGCTTCCAGATACTAACATCAGCATCCACATACCTGAGGGCCACGTGGCCTTAGGGGACACACAGCAAATTTCCATCAAAGCTTTGCTTGACCCACCGCTAGAGCTGAACAACGATCGCTGCACCACTGTCAGCCCTGTGGTGGAGATCAAACTGAGCAACATGGAGACCAAAACCACCATAACTCTAGAAATGAAGGTGTCTGTGGTGGTGAAAATGGAGAGCAGAACAACGACAGAAGTCATGTGTGTAAGGAGTGATTGCAAAGAgggaccctacactcccattcCTCAGGCCTACCTGTATGGGGACACAGTGCAGGTGTGTTTGGACAATCTTGAACCCTGCATGTACATCTGTGTCGTGGCTCAGGCACAGTCAGTGTCTCCAGACTCCACAGTTTGGGAACATGTTGTTAAGAAGATCACCTTAGGGGTATATGGTCCCAAACATATCCACCCGTCCTTCAAGACAGTCGTGGCTATGTTTGGCCATGACTGTGCCCCTAAGACCCTGTTGGTGGGGGAGGTTGGTAAGCAGGCGCAGTCTGCTCCCCCAGtggcgctgcagctgtggggAAAACACCAGTTTGTTTTGACCAGACCCCAGGATCTCTGTGTTGGCGTTTATTCCAACATGGCCAACTATGAGGTGAAGGCTAGTGAGCAGGCCAGAGTGGTCCGCGGCTTCCAGGTCAAACTGGGCAAAGTCAGCAGGCTCATCTACATCATATCCTCACGCAACAACGAGGATGTTTCAGATTTCACCATCAGGATCCAGGTCAAAGACGACCACGATTGTATACTGGCTCAGTTCTGTGTCCAGACGCCAACTCCACCACCCAAAGCCGGCCCAAAGACATCGGTGCAACGGCGCTTCCTGAAGAAGAAGGAAGTCGGGAAGATTGTCTTGTCTCCTCTTGCCATCGCCACCAAGTACCCTGTTTTTCAAGACAGGAGGATAAATAACCTTAGGTTTGGCAAGTTAATCAAAACTGTCATCCGGCAAACAAAAAATCAGTACTTGCTTGAGTACAAAAAAGGAGACTTTGTTGCGCTGTTGAGTGAGGAGAAGATCAAGCTGAAGGGCCAGTTGTGGACAAAGGAGTGGTACATTGGATATTATCAGGGCAAAATGGGACTCGtccatgcaaagaatgtgctaGTAGTTGGAAAAGTGAAGCCTATTTACTTCACTGGGCCCGAACTCACGACTTCACTGCTGCTAGAGCAGATCCTGAAGCCCTGCAAGTTCCTCACCTACATCTACGCCTCAGTACGAACTATCCTCATGGAGAACATCGGCAACTGGCGGGCTTTCGCAGACGCCCTGGGATACGTCAACCTTCCCTTAACACATTTCTGCCGCACAGAGCTGGACAGCGAACCTGAGAAGGTTGCATCGgtgctggagaagctgaaggaagACTGCAACAACACAGAGAGCAAAGACAGGAAGTCGTTTCAGAAAGAGCTCCTCATG CAGAATCTGCTCCTGAGAGTCTCTGTCAGAGGTCGTCGACGTCCAACGGCTGAAGTAACACTGTAA